The DNA sequence AGCGGTTCGGCCGGGCGCTGCCGGTGACCGAGCTGCTCGACGGCGGCACGGTCCGCTCGATCGCGGCCCTGCTCACCGGCGGTGGCGCGGGCGTGGACGACCGGCCTCGGCTGCACCTGCTGCGCCCCGGCGTCGACGGCACGCCCGTGGTGCTGGTGCACCCGGCGGGCGGCACCCTGCTCGCCTACCGGGCGCTGGTCGAGGCGATCGACCCGCGCCACCCGGTGCACGGGGTGTCGGCCGCGGCGCGGCCCGCCGCGAGCGTCGGCGAGACCGCCGCCGCCTACCTCGACCTGCTGCGCGGCCTGCCCCGGCACCACCTGGCCGGCTGGTCGTTCGGCGCGGTCGTGGCGCACGAGATGGCGGTCCGCGCGCCGGACCGCGTCGCCTCGCTGGCCATGGTCGACCCGTCCTACCCGGGGCAGTACGACACCGACGGCGCGGACCTGGTCGAGCAGCTGCGCCACGAGCTCGGCGACGACCACGGCCAGGACGCGGACGCGCTGCTCGCCGTGTTCGAGGCCAACGTGCGCGCCCACGCCCGGCACCGACCGGGCCGCCACGACGGCGACGCGGTGTTCGTCCAGGGCGAGGAGAACCGCGAGCACGACAGCGCCGGGCACTGGGCCCGGCACGTCACCGGTCGCTTCACCGTGCACGACCTGACCGCCGACCACTTCTCGCTCGTGCGGCCACCGCACGCGGCGGCGGTCGCGGCGCTGCTCGACCTCGACCGGGGAGGACGCGCGTGACCCGAATCGGCCACGGCCGCGCCTTCGGCACGTTCGGCGAACTGCTCCAGGGGGCGCTGCCCGAGGAGGAGCGCGACTTCCTGGTCACGCTGCCGATCACCGAGTACTCGTCGGCGCGGTTCGAGCTGACCGGCGAGCACGACCCGGTGGTCGTGACACCGCCGAACAAGGACAAGTCACGCCTGCTGGTCGAGCGGATGCTCGCCCTCGGCGGCCACCGCGGCGGTGGCGTGCTCGAACTGGCGGGCAGGCTCCCCGAGGGCAAGGGCCTCGCCAGCTCCTCGGCCGACCTGGTGGCCACCGCCCGGGCCGTGGCCGCCGCGCTGGAGCAGCCGCTCGACGCCGTGGCGATCGAGGGGTTCCTGCGGCACATCGAGCCCACGGACGGCGTCATGCACGACGGCATCGTGGCGTTCTACCACCGCGAGGTGCGGCTGCGGGAACGCCTGGGCTGCCTGCCGGTGCTGACCATCGTCGGCGTCGACGAGGGCGGCCAGGTGGACACCGTGCGGCACAACCGGGTGCCCAAGCCCTACACCGCGCGGGACCGCCAGGAGTACGCCGAGCTGCTGGACGCGCTGACGGCGGCGGTGCGCGGGCACGACCTCGCCGCGGTCGGCGCCGTCTCCACCCGCAGCGCCGAGCTGAGCACCAAGGTCCGACCGC is a window from the Saccharothrix saharensis genome containing:
- a CDS encoding kinase yields the protein MTRIGHGRAFGTFGELLQGALPEEERDFLVTLPITEYSSARFELTGEHDPVVVTPPNKDKSRLLVERMLALGGHRGGGVLELAGRLPEGKGLASSSADLVATARAVAAALEQPLDAVAIEGFLRHIEPTDGVMHDGIVAFYHREVRLRERLGCLPVLTIVGVDEGGQVDTVRHNRVPKPYTARDRQEYAELLDALTAAVRGHDLAAVGAVSTRSAELSTKVRPRPLLAALRRIGAEVDALGLVIAHSGTVIGVLIADNDPSREDKVRSVVEQCRGLSGTVSVHTSLCVESTCAPQRVGA